The DNA region CATCGCCGTCGAGTTCGCCTCCATCTTCCACGGCCTGGGCGCCAAGACCACGCTGCTCTACCGCCAGGACCTGTTCCTGCGCGGCTTCGATGGCACCGTGCGTACCCACCTGCGTGACGAGCTGACCCGCAAGGGCCTCGACCTGCAGTTCAACGCCGACATCGCGCGCATCGACAAGCAAGCCGACGGCAGCCTGCTGGCCACCCTCAAGGACGGTCGCACCCTGGAAGCCGACTGCGTGTTCTACGCCACCGGCCGCCGCCCGATGCTGGATGGCCTGGGCCTTGAGAACACCGGCGTCGAGCTGGATGAGCGCGGCTTCATCAAGGTGGACGACGAGTACCGCACCGCCGAGCCCTCCATCCTCGCCCTGGGCGACGTCATCGGCCGCGTGCAGCTCACCCCGGTCGCGCTGGCCGAAGGCATGGCCGTCGCCCGTCGCCTGTTCAAGCCCGCCGAGTACCGCCCGGTGGACTACGACCACATCCCCACCGCCGTCTTCAGCCTGCCCAACATCGGCACCGTCGGCCTCAGCGAGGAAGATGCCCGCGCGCGCGGCCATAAGGTCAAGGTCTTCGAGAGCCGTTTCCGCCCCATGAAGCTGACCCTCACCGAGAACCAGGAGCGCACCCTGATGAAGCTGGTGGTCGACGCCGAGAGTGATCGCGTGCTCGGCTGCCACATGGTCGGCCCCGAGGCGGGCGAGATCATCCAGGGCCTCGCCGTGGCCCTCAAGGCCGGCGCCACCAAGCGCATCTTCGACGAGACCATCGGCGTGCACCCGACGGCCGCCGAGGAGTTCGTCACCCTGCGCACCCCGGTCGGGAACTGACCCGGCGATGGAGCGGCTCTTCTACCTGTCCGACCTCTTCGGCGTCGCCGTCTTCGCCATCACCGGCGCGCTCATGGCCGGGCGCAAGTCCATGGACCTGTTCGGCGTGCTGGTGATCGCCATCATCACCGCGCTGGGCGGCGGCACGCTGCGTGACGTCATCCTCGGCAACCACCCGGTGAGCTGGATACGCGACGACACCTACATCCTCGTCGCCTCCCTGGCGGCCGTGGGCACGGTGCTCTGGGTCCGCCTGACCCGCCCCATCAACGAAACCGGCCTGCTGGTGGCGGACGCCTTCGGCCTGGCGGTGTTCACCGTCTATGGCACCGAAGTGGCCCTGCAGCACCAGGTGCCGCTGAGCACGGCGGTGATCATGGGCGTGATCACCGGCGTCGCCGGCGGCGTGATGCGCGACGTGATCTGCAACGAGATCCCGCTGATCTTCCAGAAGGAGATCTACGCCATCGCCTGCGTGGCCGGCTCCCTGGTATTCATCGGCCTGCTGCACCTGGGCCTGCCGCGCTGGTTCGATACCGGCGTGGCCATGCTGGTGGTGCTCGGCACGCGCCTGGCGGCGATCCGCTGGGGGCTGTCGCTGCCACGCTTCCACCTGCTGGACCGGGACTGAGCGCGCCCGGGATCGCTACCGCGCCTGGTTCGCGGCGGGTCGTTCGGCCCGCACCTCGATCGTCACCTCGCCACCCCGTGCGAAGCGCAGCGTCAGCGGAAAGCGCTCGCCATCCTCCAGCGCGCCCTTGAGGCCCACCAGGGTCAGGTGGCTGCCCATCGGCGCCAGCTTCAGCACGCCGCCGGGCGGCACGCCGAAGGACACCAGCGTCATCACCCGGCGTGCCTCGCCGATGCGCACCGTAGTCTGCAGGTCCACCCGCCAGGCGCGGGGCGTACTGGCGCCCACCAGGCGATCGCCCTGGGCGCCCGTGTCGGTGATGTCCAGGGAAACCACGGCAGCGGTGGCATCCCAGTCGGAGGGCTGCGCCCGCGCCTCACCGAGCGACAGCTCGGCGGCCTGGGCGGTGGCCCCGGCCAGCAGCATCAGCACGGCCAGTGCGTGGCGTTTCCAGGGCAGTGAAATGGACAGGAGGAGAGGGCGCATGGGAGGTCCGGAAGGCGGTGGATCGCCGCGCACGATACCACCGCCTGCGGGGTCGCCCTCAATCCGCCGCCGGCAGGGCGACTTCCGAGAGCGGCACCGGCATCACCACTGGGGTGCCGTCGGGCAGCGCGGCACGGGTGCGCTCGACCATGCCCTGTTCATCCAGCAGGCGGATGGTCTGCGGCCGCTCGGGATCGTTGCCGAAGAAATCCTCCCAGTGGCCGAGCACCACGAGGCGCGGACGGCTGACCTTGAGCAGCGCGTCGGGGTAACGCTGCACCTGGTTCCACGAGCCGACGCAGAGAATCTCCACGTCGATGCCCTTGCCATCGGCGAGGATCGGCGGGAAGCCGTAGGGCGGCGTGCTGGCGGAATCCTGGTAGTGGATGCGGTACACAGGCCTGCCGGCGTCATCCAGCAGGTCCACCAGCCAGGCCAGGGTCTGGCCTTCCTTCCAGTTCCATACGGCCGTCGGCAGCTCCGTCAGGTCCTGGTCGTAGCGGCCGCGCAGGAAGGTCATCCCGGCGAAGTGCGGGGCGTGCATGCTCTGGATCGGCATGGCGCGGAAACGTCGTTCCCTGGAGTAGAGCCACGTCCCCGGCTGCGCCGCCTTGCCGGCTTCCTTGATGTTGGCCATGGCCGGTTCCGCGTTGACGATGCGCGCCGCCGGCAGCGCCGCCCGCAGGATGTGCCCGGCGGTGGCCGAGCCGTAGGCGATGGCATTGGGCGCCTGCTTCTGCATCACCCGTGGCACGTCGAGCAGGTGGTCGTAGTGGGCGTGGCCGATCAGCAGCATGCTGACGTCATCGGCAGGCGGCAT from Pseudomonas tohonis includes:
- the gorA gene encoding glutathione-disulfide reductase: MAYDFDLFVIGAGSAGVRASRFAAGFGARVAVAESRYLGGTCVNVGCVPKKMLVYGAHFSEDFEQAEGYGWNLGEAGFDWATLIANKNREIQRLNGIYRNLLVNSGVTLLEGHARLVDAHTVEVGEQRFSAEHILVATGGWPQIPELPGREHAISSNEAFFLEELPRRVLVVGGGYIAVEFASIFHGLGAKTTLLYRQDLFLRGFDGTVRTHLRDELTRKGLDLQFNADIARIDKQADGSLLATLKDGRTLEADCVFYATGRRPMLDGLGLENTGVELDERGFIKVDDEYRTAEPSILALGDVIGRVQLTPVALAEGMAVARRLFKPAEYRPVDYDHIPTAVFSLPNIGTVGLSEEDARARGHKVKVFESRFRPMKLTLTENQERTLMKLVVDAESDRVLGCHMVGPEAGEIIQGLAVALKAGATKRIFDETIGVHPTAAEEFVTLRTPVGN
- a CDS encoding trimeric intracellular cation channel family protein, encoding MERLFYLSDLFGVAVFAITGALMAGRKSMDLFGVLVIAIITALGGGTLRDVILGNHPVSWIRDDTYILVASLAAVGTVLWVRLTRPINETGLLVADAFGLAVFTVYGTEVALQHQVPLSTAVIMGVITGVAGGVMRDVICNEIPLIFQKEIYAIACVAGSLVFIGLLHLGLPRWFDTGVAMLVVLGTRLAAIRWGLSLPRFHLLDRD
- a CDS encoding copper chaperone PCu(A)C; its protein translation is MRPLLLSISLPWKRHALAVLMLLAGATAQAAELSLGEARAQPSDWDATAAVVSLDITDTGAQGDRLVGASTPRAWRVDLQTTVRIGEARRVMTLVSFGVPPGGVLKLAPMGSHLTLVGLKGALEDGERFPLTLRFARGGEVTIEVRAERPAANQAR
- a CDS encoding MBL fold metallo-hydrolase yields the protein MRRYALLLLLSLAGCARDPVNLPLTFERDAPPPKLQYLGVGGYLLHWRGEGLLFAPSFSNPAFLGLPPLRVKADEGAIDARMPPADDVSMLLIGHAHYDHLLDVPRVMQKQAPNAIAYGSATAGHILRAALPAARIVNAEPAMANIKEAGKAAQPGTWLYSRERRFRAMPIQSMHAPHFAGMTFLRGRYDQDLTELPTAVWNWKEGQTLAWLVDLLDDAGRPVYRIHYQDSASTPPYGFPPILADGKGIDVEILCVGSWNQVQRYPDALLKVSRPRLVVLGHWEDFFGNDPERPQTIRLLDEQGMVERTRAALPDGTPVVMPVPLSEVALPAAD